A window from Peptococcus niger encodes these proteins:
- the rpsF gene encoding 30S ribosomal protein S6, translated as MREYELLFIVKTEIPEEGTQEVIDRYSKVLTDHGAEVTAVDKWGKRRLAYVIDKKYTDGVYVLIKFNGDSAAVNEVDRLMKIDERLLRHLVTRVGE; from the coding sequence ATGCGCGAATACGAATTGCTGTTTATTGTCAAAACGGAAATTCCTGAAGAAGGTACGCAAGAAGTGATTGATCGCTACAGTAAAGTACTGACCGATCACGGTGCTGAAGTTACCGCCGTTGACAAGTGGGGCAAACGTCGTTTGGCTTATGTCATTGACAAAAAATACACCGATGGTGTCTATGTCTTGATTAAGTTTAACGGTGACAGTGCCGCAGTGAACGAAGTGGATCGTTTGATGAAGATCGACGAACGTCTCCTGCGTCATCTGGTGACCCGTGTCGGCGAATAG